The genomic interval TCCAACTGCGTTGCTATCAATAATTCTAACACGGTCGTTTACTTTGTAGATATAGTTTGCTCTTTCTTTTGCAATTTTATCAGCTTCAATTTTCTTTTCCTTTCTAACTTTTACAACTTTAGCTAAAACTTCTTTCTCTACTTTTTCTATAATTTCTTTTTTTACGGCTACTTTTCTCTTTTCCTCTTTTTTCTCAACCTTGGTTTTCTTTTTTAGAGGCGCTTTTTTTATGTGCTTTGTTTTTTCTGCGGCAACCCATTTATTAAAGTTAGCATTCAGCTCTTTTTTATTATTGGTCTGAAAGTATTTATTGAGCAATTCATTTGTTTTCCTTCCTAAAGACAACATTTTCTGATTGCTATCATACAATTCTTGAAAACCAGATAGCTTTTCTTGTAATCGATCTTCCTTTTCTTGAAGACTTTCAATATGTTCTTTACCTTTAGATTTCTGTTTTTCTAAGCTATCAGAGTTTTTTTGAAGCCTGTTGCGTTCTTTCTGTAGTTTAGAAATGGTTTTATCTAAACGAATTTTCTCTGTTTCAACTCGTTTTTTTGCCTTGTTGATTAAACTATAGGGAATTCCGTTTTTCTGAGCTACTTCAAACGTAAAAGAACTCCCAGCTTGTCCAATAAACAGCTTATAGAGCGGTTCTAAGGTGCGTTCGTTAAATTGCATGCTTGCATTGGTAACGTTTTCTAATTCGTTGGCTAAGACTTTTAAATTAGCATAATGAGTGGTGATAATTCCGAACGCATTTTTTGCATAAAACTCTTCTAAGAATATTTCTGCTAAAGCGCCACCTAATTCTGGATCAGAGCCAGTACCGAATTCGTCAATTAAGAAAAGTGTGTTGTCATTACATTTGCGTAAAAAATAGCGCATGTTTTTTAAACGATAACTATAAGTACTTAGCTGATTTTCAATAGATTGGTTATCGCCAATATCAGTAAGAATCGTATCGAAAATAGACGTTGTACTGCGTTCATCCACAGGAATTAACAACCCACTTTGCAACATTACTTGTAACAAGCCAATGGTTTTTAACGTGATACTTTTTCCACCAGCATTCGGGCCAGAAATTACAATAATTTGTTGCTGATGATGTAATTTTATTGATTGTGGTACGGTAGTTATTTCTTGCTCCTTATTTTTTTTCCATAAAATGGGATGTACCGCATTTTTAAAATCAATCTTTTTTTCTTTGGTTATTTTAGGTAACAACCCATTTATTTCTCTAGCATATTTTGCTTTCGCTCCAACGGAATCTAAATGCGTTAAGAATTTAATATATTCTTTTAAAAGTGGCGTGTAGGGTCTAATTTTTTCAGATAAATCACGTAATATTTTTACAACTTCTTGTTTTTCTTCGTACAATAAGTTTTGTAATTCTCTTGCATAGGCTAACGTTGCTTGTGGAGCAATAAAAACAATGCCTCCAGATTTTGAAGCGCCTAATAAACTTCCTTTAACTTTTCTTCTGTGCATGGCTAAAACAGCCAAAACTCGCTGATTATCAACTACAGATTCTTTAATATCATCTAAATATCCAGAAGCAATACATCTGCTAAGCGCGTTAGAAAAACTCTGACCGATTTTACCGCGAATATGTTGGGTGTCTTTTCTTATTTGTTTTAAAACCGGTGAAGCGGTGTCATTTACTTCTCCATTCAGATTGATGATTTTTTTAATTTCCTCAATAATAAATGTGGTAAACTCGATGGTTTCTGTATTCTCAAAAAAAGTAGGAAACTGAATTTTAAATTTTTTAAAAAATTTAATCAATTCATTCACTGTAGTTGAGGTAGCCGATATTTTTAGAAAAGCTTCGGTTTCTATAAATGAATTTTCTATGGCAAGCCGATCAATATTTTCAATGATATTATCAAAACCATGATTCGGAATTCTATTTTCACTTTCAAAAGAGGATAGATATTCGTTTACCAAATTCAACTCTTTAAATAGAGCATTATTATTGGTGTAGGGTTTTGTTCTCTTAATTTTATTTTTTCCTAAATCAGTGATACAAAATTCTGCAACGTGTTGTAAAACCGTTGTAAACTCTAAATCTTGTAATGTTTTTTCTGATATGTTTTTAATCAAAATCCTATCTTTGAAATCGCAACAAAAGTAACAAAGAATGGAGTTATATATAGTGGAACTTTATAGTTTTTTAGCACCTAAAGTTTTAAAACAGCTCTAAAAATGTTTTTTTATTCGCTTTCGAGATTGGAACTCTATAAGAATTATCAAGTACAATATACCCTTCATTATCAAAATGCCTTACTTTTTCTAGATTTATAATATGTGATTTGTGACATTTAAAAAAAATAGAACTCAACACCTTTTCAAATTTACCTAGATTATAGGAACTGACTATTGTAGTATTATTAATTAAATGAAATTTTGTATATCCTTTATACCCTTCTAAATGTAGAACTTCTTCTTGAGGTATGAATGAAGTTCCATTAACCGTTTGTATAATAATCTTGTTGTTTTTAGATAAAGTATTGGTTAATAGGTTTACAAGTTTATGATTGTTTTGAGTATTTTCTTTTGTTGTAATAAATGTTACTGCTTTATTTATTGCCAGAACTAAATCTGCATCATCAATAGGTTTTAAAACATAATCTATTGCATTTTGTTTAAAAGCTTCAATAGCATATTCGCTATAAGCTGTAATAAAAATGACTTGAAAATTGATTTCATTTAATTGCGATAACAACTCAAACCCATTAATTCTAGGCATTTCAATATCTAAAAAAACAATATCTGGTTGTTGAGTATTTAAGTACTGTATTGCATTTTCTGGTTTTTGAAATGTTTGTAATATCTCTAAATCTGGAAATAATTTACCCAGTTTTTGTTCTAATCCTTTTAGATTAGAAATTTCATCGTCTATTAACACAGCAGTTAAATTCATAGTTTTATTTTTGAGTAATTAAAAAGGTTACTTTGTGACCTTTATCATTTATAGTTGGGTTTAGCTCTTCTTGTTTGTATGTTATTTCCCATAATCCAGAACTGTTTAAAAATTTAAGTCTATCTTCTAAAACATTAGATGATTTTATTTTTATACTAGTTTTCTTTTTAGTGTTTAAAAGTCCTACACCATCATCTATAATTTCTACTTTTACACTTTTTTCAGTTAGATGTATAAAATTAATGATCACAGTTCCATTTTCAATTTTATTAAAAAGACCATGATTTATAGCATTTTCTACAATGGGTTGAATAAGCATAGTAGGAAGCTTAATAGCATCTAAGTTAATCTTTTTATCAATATTAATACTGTATTCAAATTTATCTTTAAAACGAAGTTTTTCAATATCTAAATAGTTTTTAATCAGTTTTGCTTCTAGGTTGATACTAATCTCAGTTTCTTTAGATAATTCAAAAAACTGACGAATTAATTTCGAAAATTTAACCAAATACAATTCTGATGCTTCTATTTCATTATTATTGATATAATATTGAATGGCTGATAAAGAATTAAATACAAAATGTGGATTCATTTGAGAACGCAACGCTTTTAATTGTATTTCTGAAAGCTGTTTTTCTTGCAATAATTTATTATTTTTCTTTTCTTGATTTTTTATACTAATCCTCCAAAAAATGTATGCTATGATTCCACCACAAACTATAATTACAAGAAATTTAAACCAAATTAGTTGCCACCACAAAGGTTTTATAGTAAAGTTAAATTTTGATTCTTTTGTGCCCGATTTTACATGAAAAACATAAGAATCTGGTTTTAAACTATTAAAATTAAAATTATTGGAAGCTGTTGTATTCCATTGATTTTGAATATGTTCTAATTTGTAAGTGAAGCTAGAAGTATTGCTGTCAGAAAAATTTATAGCATTTGCTTTTAAACTTAACGTAGCATTGGTTTGGTATTTTATACTAGAATTCGATGTTATTAATTGGGAGTTATAGGTTGCTTTTTCAACAAAAAGATCTAACAATAAATTACTTTTTATTTGATTGATAGGCACTCTTGCTAACCCATAATTTGTACCAACAAAAAGTTCTTTATCATCAACAAAAATGGTATTAATATTATTGCTTGGCAAACCATCATTTATGGTGTAATTTCTTATAACTTGGTATTTTTTAGTTCTTTTTTTAAGATGTAATACGCCATTGTTTGTAGCCAACCAAATATCATTTTTATTAATATATGCTTCTTGTACGCTTAAATGTTCTGTTCCTATTAAAGGTTTTATGGTATTTAAATCTGTAATATAACTACCAAAACCATCTGTATTAACCAATAGTTCTGTTTTACTTAATGCTTTAATACTTAATATAGGTTTATTAAAGTTTTCATTTTTAAAAGATATGTCTTGTATTGTATTGTTTATTAATTCTTTAAAACGATTTGTTGTTGCTATTATAAGCCTAGAATTAAAAACCAAAAGATCTGTACAACCTTTTAAAGCTATCTCGTTTTTTATTTTGTAGGTTTTATGATTAAATATAGAAAATCCACCAGAAGTCATTCCATACATCTCTGAATTAAAAAATGCTACTTTTTTAATTCCACCATATATGTAGTTTAATTTTTTATTCTTTGATTGGTTATTTGTAAATCTATTTTTTTGATTATTATGGGTAGTAATAAATGTTCTATTTAAGAAAAATGTTTTATTTAAAGCAGCTACATTTTGCGCACCAAAACAATACTCGTTAGCTGCTATATAAGGATTAAAAGTTTTACTTTTTTTATTATATTTAAAATATCCTTTATTATAAACCCCCATTAACAAGTTGTTATTAATAACATTAAAGGTCTGTATCTTATCATCAATAAAATTATACGTTACTTGTTGTTTACTTGCTGGCAGTTTATAAATACCTTTATTAAAGGTAGATAACCAAATAGTGTTTTGCCTATCTATAAAACCAAAATGTGCATTTACATGCGATGGAAAAAAGTATGGTTTTATAATTTTAAAATTATTATCTAAAAAACCAACAAACCCTTTTCCAGTAATTTGTAGCTTTTTGTCTACCAAATTAATACGCGGATATTTTATAGCAGTTTTATCAATTTGGTCTTTAAAACTATAAGTTTTAAACTCTAATGAATTTAGGTTTAATATAGAATATTTTTTAGTTGAAGTATAAAAATAAATGCTATCATTAATTTGCCCTCTAGCACCATTACTATAACTATATAAATTTGATTTAAATTGTTTTAATAGTTTCTTTTGATTATTATATATATCAAAAGTATTTTTATCATAATTTGGTGTAAAATGCCCTACATTGTTATGAATTACTTGATGAAAAGCATGTAGTTTTGATACCGGTTTTGGCGCTTTAATTTTTTGCCACTCCTTATTTTTTAGTTTGTATGTGTTTCTTGGTCCAGCAGGAAAAACACTGTCTTTTATCTGTATAGAAAAAAGAGGGTTTATAATCTCATCTTTTATTTTATTAGAAAAAACATGTACACTGTCATTTTCTATATATCCTTGTTTTGTAGATTTTGAAAAATACCATATTTTACCATCTGGTGTCGTAAAAGCATCCCAAATATCGTTAGTTGGTAACCCATTTTTAGTTGTAAAAGTTTTAAAGGTTTTACCATTAAATTTAGCCATGCCTTTGTCTGTTAAAAACCACATAAAGCCTTTAGCATCTTGTAAAATGGTATAAACGTGATTACTTGGTAAACCGTCTTTTGTTGTATAATTGGTGTAGTTTTGGGCAAAAGAAAAACTACATATTAATATAGCAAACAGTGTTATATGCAGTTTTAGTGCTTTCAATGAAATAGCAGTTTTTATCAAATATACAATTAAAGGCTCTTAATGTAAAAAGAAACACACCTTTACTTTTGTAAAGGTGTGTTTTTTAAGAAGCTATTCAATCATAACTTTAGTAGTCTTTTTAAAGTTATTTCCATTTGTTTTTAAAATGTAAATACCTTTAGGGTAATTAATCAGATTAATTCTGTTGTCTCCACTTTTAATTTTAAACTTCATTAATTCTTTTCCGTTTAAATCATATAATATAGAGTTACCAGCTTCTCTAGAATAAATATTCATATAATTCTTTACTGGATTTGGATAAACAAAGAATGATGATTTTTTGTTTTCATCTATTGTAGAAAGTACCTTGTTATCTTTTACTTCTACTTCTCTTAAAATTAATTCTTCTTTATAATTACCAAACTTATCTAATACCGAAACTTTAAAATATAAAGTAGCTACATAACTACAACCTATGCAATCTTTTTGATAAGGTAGGTTATAGGCCAAACTTAATTTAGCTTCTTTTTTATAATCTACACCCTCTTTTGTCCACCAAGATATTTCATTAAAGACTGTATTGCCATTATCTTTATTGGTATAAATAGGATTCTTAAGTTCCATTTTTTCATTAGACAGTTTACTATTTAATGGGTCTAAAGAAATTTTTGGATTCAATTTACTATCTTCTTCATTTGTATATTTAATATCAGAATAAACTAAGTTTACTTTATAATCTGTTATAAATTCAGAATCTACAGTAAATGTAAACTCATCTACTATTCTTATAACTCCAATATCTTCAACTACTTCGTGAATTGAATCATCTGCGATAAATGGTCCAATACAACAAATAATATCTGGTGTATCACAAGCATCACCAATTCCATCATTATCTGAATCTAATTGATCAGGATTTTCAATTGTAGGGCAGTTGTCTACATTGTCAAAAATTCCATCACCATCAGTATCTGTAACACAAGGATCACAAGCATCACCAATTCCATCATCATTTGTGTCTTCTTGGTTAGGATTCGAAATTTTTGGACAATTATCACATGCATCAAATTCACCATCACCATCTGTATCTACTTCACCACAAGGAGTAGGGTCACAAGCATCACCAATACCATCTCCATCTGTATCTAGTTGATCTAGATTTGCATTGTCTGGACAATTATCTTTTTCGTCACAAATAAAATCTCCATCTCTATCTATACATGGATCACAAACGTCTCCAATCCCATCGCCATCAATATCAGATTGATCTTCATTTGCAATTAAAGGACAATTATCACATGCGTCTCCAATTGTGTCATTATCAGAGTTTAATTGATCTGGGTTAGCAGTATCTTTACAGTTATCACATGCATCACCAATACCATCATCATCAGAATCTGTTTGATCTGTATTAGATGTATTTATACAATTGTCTTCAACGTCACAAATACCATCACCATCTGTATCTTTACATCCACCTTCACAATTTAAGAATTAACTAATTGAAATTCATTACCCACAATAGTAACAGTAACCTCTCCAGAATAAGGGTTAGAAAAAGAATAGCCATCTTGAGCTTCTTCTCTTACTGTATAATCTCCAGCTTCTAAGCCATAGAATATATACAAACCATTAACATCTGTTATAGCAGTATCAATTAGGGTATTCGAACTATCATAAAGGTTTACTGTCCAGTTTGATAAAACATTTTCATTAGCCTGTAATTCACCATCGCAATTTGCATCTAAATATTTTCTACCATAAATAGCGCCTAAGTTATTACAACAGTTATCACCTACCATTATATTATTTTGGCTAGTAATATCTCCTTGAACAGCAACCCTTGTGATGTTGCTGCATCATCTCTATGTTCAATAACTAAATAATAAGTACCTTGGTTAAGGTTTATTGTTTGTATTAATGAAGTTGGTGTTTGGAAATTAGCAGTTGTTATAGAATTTGGTACGTGGCTTACAATAGTATTAACCACAACATCTCCTTCAGCTCGATAACCAATAGAGGCCCAATTATCAGATAAAAACTTAAATCAAATTCTACATCACATTTTCTAATAAACAAATTTTCTTTCAAATTGATAAGATTCAGTAGTGTTTGTATTTCTGTTATCTACAGAAGCAGTATTAGTCATAAATTCTGATATATACCTAGCACCAATTAAATTAGCCCAAGCACTGTTTGGAGATATTACATTCCCAGGAGAATCAAAATTAATATTATTATTAGGATTTGGCCCGCTTTTTAAAATCCATTTACTGTCTACATTCCCTGCTACTATTGGAATAAGTGAATTTGTTACAGTACTAAACCCAGTAGAAATATTTATCTGAGTGACTGTATCTGTCCTAACGGGCAAGTATCACAAACATCACCAGCACCATCTCCATCTATATCTTCTTGATTAGGAACAATTATATCACAAACGTCTCCTATATCATCTCCATCTGAATCTTCTTGGTTAGGGTTTTCAATATATATACAATTGTCGCAATCATTTCCAAAACCATCATTATCAGAATCTAATTGCTCTGGGTTTGGATTCTCTATACAATTATCACAAGCATCACCTACACCATCACCATCAGAATCTTTTTGGTCTTTGTTTGGTTCTCTAGGACAATTATCACAAGCATCACCTACACTATCTCCATCTACATCTATTTGTTTTGGGTTGTATGTTGTAGGGCAATTATCACAATCATCTCCAATTCCATCTCCATCTTTGTCTTCACCACAAGGATCAAAACAAACATCACCTATACCATCCATTAACATCTAATTGATCTGGGTTTGGTTTTTCTTTACAATTATCACAATCATCACCAATTCCATCTCCATCTGAATCTAATTGCTCTGGATTCGAAGTATAAGGACAATTATCACAAGCATCTGGAAATCCATCATTATCTCTGTCTGGACCATCACCTTTAATACAATCTGGGTCACATGCATCTCCTATACCATCATTATCCTCATCAGATTGATCTGGGTTAGGATTTTTTGGACAATTATCACAAGCATCTTTATAACCATCACCATCTGAATCTTCACCTTCTTGACAAATAGGATCACAAATATCACCAATACCATTTTGATTTACATCTATTTGATGTGGATTGTATCTTCTTGGACAATTATCACAAGCATCAGGAAAGCCATCTTTATCTCTGTCTGGCCCTTCACCTTTTATACAAGGATCACATGCGTCACCAATACCATTACCATCAGAATCTAATTGATCTGTGTTTGGTTTTTCTATACAATTATCACAGTCATCTGGTACACCATCACCATCTGTATCCTTAGGGTCTTTACTAATACAGGGAATTTTACATTCTGATGCACAGAAATTATCTAATGCAATAATTTCATCATTTACGTTGTCATAATCAGAATCAAATAAAATACCACTTACATTAGTGATTAATTGATTCCAAGCATTTTCAGCATTTGCACCTGTTAAAGGAGTAGAGCTATTAGCATTAAATAATTGCCAACTACCTAAATCATTATTTGGTACTGTATTGTTTGTAGCTTTGTAAATTGGTAAGCAATAGTTTTTCCAATTAGCATTTGGTAATGTTTGGTTTGTTGAATTACCAACAAATACAGCCCTAAGTCTAGTATTTAGTTGTGCTATACTATTTATTTGGTTACCAGTATAAATAGATAATTTAGGAGCTGTATCTGTAGTTGTCGTTTTTGGATCATATTTTAAAGAAAATCGAAACACATACAATTACCTGGATATTTTTGTAACCAATCTCCAAAGAAATCTTTATTATTAATAAGGCTAGATTCTTTATCACTATTTGTAAATCTAATAATGTTTTGTTGTTCTTCTTCTAAATCAAAAGCTACATCCAATAAATTATCATTTAGCCAATTTTCTTTATTATAATCTTTTTCAAAATCAATACAGCCATCAATTACTACAGGAGGTTGACAAGCATCACCAACTCCATCACCATCTGTATCTAATTGGTTAGGGTTGTTTTTTGTTTTACAATTGTCGCAAGCATCACCAATACCATCTCCATCTGTATCTAATTGATCAGCATTGTCTATACCTGGGCAGTTATCTTTTACAACAGCACAGACATTTGCTGGTGATAAATTAATAGGAGTACCTCTATCCAAATAATCTACACCAGTTAAACTAAAGGTATTACAAATCGTACTATTTATTTGCTTCATTTTTTACAATAGTAGGAATGTCTATATTTATTTCATCTCCGTACACAAATAAATAATTGGTTAGTGATGTAATTTTTAATGTATTATTAATTAATGTAGCACTAAAATCAATTGTATTATTATTAAATGCTCCACCATTTGTAGAAACAGAAATTGTTTCCGAACCTAAAGTGTAATTTACATTTGGCAAGCCATCTGTAATTACTAAATCTTTAAATTCTAAATTCCCTAAATTTTTTATATTTAAGCGATATAGAATTTCTTGACCTGGAAAACATTTGGTATCGAATTAGAGTTTGTCCATGTTGTACCATTGTCTAAGCTTTGCAATTTTTCAGTTCTAATTCCTGCTAATTCTTTTACATTAACATACACAGGACTAGATGTTTTAGAAGTTTCGTCACCATCTAATGTAAATTTATTTGCATATCTACCTGGGGGAGCATTGTTGTTAACTCTAACATCAAACTCTATAAAAGTTATCAATACGATATTCTCCACCACAATTATGACCAATATTAGGGATTGTCCATTTTAAATCCGTACCACTAGGATCATAATTACTGTGATTTGAAGTTACATTAAAATTATTAACATTTCCTGAAATCGTTGGGTTGCAACCTGGGTTTTGACCTAAAGGAGAGGAATAAGAACTTTCGGAGCCCAAATAAGTAAAATTTGAATCTAATAAATCAGATATTACTACATTGTTTAAATCGTCTGAACCTGTACTTAAGATTCTTAATCTGTAACGAATTATATCTCCTGGACTAAAAAATTGATTACTATTA from Lutibacter sp. Hel_I_33_5 carries:
- a CDS encoding thrombospondin type 3 repeat-containing protein, with product MKQINSTICNTFSLTGVDYLDRGTPINLSPANVCAVVKDNCPGIDNADQLDTDGDGIGDACDNCKTKNNPNQLDTDGDGVGDACQPPVVIDGCIDFEKDYNKENWLNDNLLDVAFDLEEEQQNIIRFTNSDKESSLINNKDFFGDWLQKYPGNCMCFDFL
- a CDS encoding T9SS type A sorting domain-containing protein, giving the protein MNPKISLDPLNSKLSNEKMELKNPIYTNKDNGNTVFNEISWWTKEGVDYKKEAKLSLAYNLPYQKDCIGCSYVATLYFKVSVLDKFGNYKEELILREVEVKDNKVLSTIDENKKSSFFVYPNPVKNYMNIYSREAGNSILYDLNGKELMKFKIKSGDNRINLINYPKGIYILKTNGNNFKKTTKVMIE
- a CDS encoding histidine kinase, whose product is MKALKLHITLFAILICSFSFAQNYTNYTTKDGLPSNHVYTILQDAKGFMWFLTDKGMAKFNGKTFKTFTTKNGLPTNDIWDAFTTPDGKIWYFSKSTKQGYIENDSVHVFSNKIKDEIINPLFSIQIKDSVFPAGPRNTYKLKNKEWQKIKAPKPVSKLHAFHQVIHNNVGHFTPNYDKNTFDIYNNQKKLLKQFKSNLYSYSNGARGQINDSIYFYTSTKKYSILNLNSLEFKTYSFKDQIDKTAIKYPRINLVDKKLQITGKGFVGFLDNNFKIIKPYFFPSHVNAHFGFIDRQNTIWLSTFNKGIYKLPASKQQVTYNFIDDKIQTFNVINNNLLMGVYNKGYFKYNKKSKTFNPYIAANEYCFGAQNVAALNKTFFLNRTFITTHNNQKNRFTNNQSKNKKLNYIYGGIKKVAFFNSEMYGMTSGGFSIFNHKTYKIKNEIALKGCTDLLVFNSRLIIATTNRFKELINNTIQDISFKNENFNKPILSIKALSKTELLVNTDGFGSYITDLNTIKPLIGTEHLSVQEAYINKNDIWLATNNGVLHLKKRTKKYQVIRNYTINDGLPSNNINTIFVDDKELFVGTNYGLARVPINQIKSNLLLDLFVEKATYNSQLITSNSSIKYQTNATLSLKANAINFSDSNTSSFTYKLEHIQNQWNTTASNNFNFNSLKPDSYVFHVKSGTKESKFNFTIKPLWWQLIWFKFLVIIVCGGIIAYIFWRISIKNQEKKNNKLLQEKQLSEIQLKALRSQMNPHFVFNSLSAIQYYINNNEIEASELYLVKFSKLIRQFFELSKETEISINLEAKLIKNYLDIEKLRFKDKFEYSINIDKKINLDAIKLPTMLIQPIVENAINHGLFNKIENGTVIINFIHLTEKSVKVEIIDDGVGLLNTKKKTSIKIKSSNVLEDRLKFLNSSGLWEITYKQEELNPTINDKGHKVTFLITQK
- a CDS encoding SdrD B-like domain-containing protein, whose product is MVGDNCCNNLGAIYGRKYLDANCDGELQANENVLSNWTVNLYDSSNTLIDTAITDVNGLYIFYGLEAGDYTVREEAQDGYSFSNPYSGEVTVTIVGNEFQLVNS
- a CDS encoding LytTR family DNA-binding domain-containing protein is translated as MNLTAVLIDDEISNLKGLEQKLGKLFPDLEILQTFQKPENAIQYLNTQQPDIVFLDIEMPRINGFELLSQLNEINFQVIFITAYSEYAIEAFKQNAIDYVLKPIDDADLVLAINKAVTFITTKENTQNNHKLVNLLTNTLSKNNKIIIQTVNGTSFIPQEEVLHLEGYKGYTKFHLINNTTIVSSYNLGKFEKVLSSIFFKCHKSHIINLEKVRHFDNEGYIVLDNSYRVPISKANKKTFLELF
- a CDS encoding thrombospondin type 3 repeat-containing protein codes for the protein MFRFSLKYDPKTTTTDTAPKLSIYTGNQINSIAQLNTRLRAVFVGNSTNQTLPNANWKNYCLPIYKATNNTVPNNDLGSWQLFNANSSTPLTGANAENAWNQLITNVSGILFDSDYDNVNDEIIALDNFCASECKIPCISKDPKDTDGDGVPDDCDNCIEKPNTDQLDSDGNGIGDACDPCIKGEGPDRDKDGFPDACDNCPRRYNPHQIDVNQNGIGDICDPICQEGEDSDGDGYKDACDNCPKNPNPDQSDEDNDGIGDACDPDCIKGDGPDRDNDGFPDACDNCPYTSNPEQLDSDGDGIGDDCDNCKEKPNPDQLDVNGWYR
- a CDS encoding DNA mismatch repair protein MutS, whose amino-acid sequence is MIKNISEKTLQDLEFTTVLQHVAEFCITDLGKNKIKRTKPYTNNNALFKELNLVNEYLSSFESENRIPNHGFDNIIENIDRLAIENSFIETEAFLKISATSTTVNELIKFFKKFKIQFPTFFENTETIEFTTFIIEEIKKIINLNGEVNDTASPVLKQIRKDTQHIRGKIGQSFSNALSRCIASGYLDDIKESVVDNQRVLAVLAMHRRKVKGSLLGASKSGGIVFIAPQATLAYARELQNLLYEEKQEVVKILRDLSEKIRPYTPLLKEYIKFLTHLDSVGAKAKYAREINGLLPKITKEKKIDFKNAVHPILWKKNKEQEITTVPQSIKLHHQQQIIVISGPNAGGKSITLKTIGLLQVMLQSGLLIPVDERSTTSIFDTILTDIGDNQSIENQLSTYSYRLKNMRYFLRKCNDNTLFLIDEFGTGSDPELGGALAEIFLEEFYAKNAFGIITTHYANLKVLANELENVTNASMQFNERTLEPLYKLFIGQAGSSFTFEVAQKNGIPYSLINKAKKRVETEKIRLDKTISKLQKERNRLQKNSDSLEKQKSKGKEHIESLQEKEDRLQEKLSGFQELYDSNQKMLSLGRKTNELLNKYFQTNNKKELNANFNKWVAAEKTKHIKKAPLKKKTKVEKKEEKRKVAVKKEIIEKVEKEVLAKVVKVRKEKKIEADKIAKERANYIYKVNDRVRIIDSNAVGTIDKIEKKNVTINYGVFTTKTTTAKLELVEKAK
- a CDS encoding thrombospondin type 3 repeat-containing protein; protein product: MDGIGDVCFDPCGEDKDGDGIGDDCDNCPTTYNPKQIDVDGDSVGDACDNCPREPNKDQKDSDGDGVGDACDNCIENPNPEQLDSDNDGFGNDCDNCIYIENPNQEDSDGDDIGDVCDIIVPNQEDIDGDGAGDVCDTCPLGQIQSLR
- a CDS encoding hemagglutinin — encoded protein: MPVRTDTVTQINISTGFSTVTNSLIPIVAGNVDSKWILKSGPNPNNNINFDSPGNVISPNSAWANLIGARYISEFMTNTASVDNRNTNTTESYQFERKFVY